ctgaaccacgtaattctcgtgtgttattgtgttctatactttatgcttttgCTTTCGCTTctatactagcatattcaacatggtgtatcaatgctaatatttaacatggtatcagagcaagagATCCTGAGTTCGATCCCTAGTtttactctacctcccatttaaaaagttaaattcccACTTGTTGGACCCCCACTTATAAAGGGAAAGTTTAGGCCCACAAGTGAATTATAAAGGGAAAGTTTAGGCCCACAAGTGAGGGGAAGTGTTAgacttatggttaagtgattagattcatcatttcctaatagcttaaacttttgggacaatcggtaaaTCAAACATTCAAATTGCTTTTGGGAATGTGTGTAAAACAATTTGTGTTATAAATTCTActcttttcaaaaatatatatatatatatatatatatatatatatttttttaattttacttgtTTTGGATACAACTTCTTAAACAATCCATATTCAAAAAACTGAACTAAGCTTTATACCAAACCGGCACTTCAGGGAAAAGCgagtgtatgtgtgtttttccTCTCATTAGCTGTTTACCTAACTGGcacagagaagagagaaatgaCGCTTTAAACAATGTATGTACACCTCTTGATGATCTATTTGCTAGTTCTTCTAAGAGACTGAGACTAACTCCCAGTTTCTATTTCAAAAAAGGACTGAAGCTATTGATGTTTTTACTACAGAGACCATATTTTTCTCTCGTGTGTTTCTTATTAAACTGCTTCAAATACCTAAAAAGAACTTTTGTGcttttatatatctaaaaatcttgAAGCCTGAATTGTATGCTGTATGGAGACTCAAAATCCAAATTCGTTAGCAACCTTTTGTGGGCGCAATTTGAAGAATTGCCCAAATCTCTAAAATAAATATGGAAGTAGTGCAAGGAACTTAACAGAGTTGGGTGTAGGCAAAATATAATGGACATGATGTGTAAAGAACCCTTTTCTATGTCTTATGCCAACTCTCAAACAACATAGAAAAGCAGCTAGTTCTTAAATAAATGAGAATTTGAAACATTTTTCTTTAGGCAAGCAGATGCTCAAGACCAATTGGAGGGCAAATCCATGGTTGTTGAAGTGGCCACTTGAAATACCAGGCATAACCCAGTTCAGGTCTCTCATAGCAGCACTGTTCTCGCCTTCAAAACCTACCTAGGTGCTTACTATAAAgtcatcataaataaataaataaaagtacaaatgGAACCATTGCCTTATCAAATGTCATAGTTTCTTGACTTTTTTCCTAGAAAGTAGTACATCGTTTAGACATTACAAGAGTATAGAAAAAACAGAGAAGAATATGCAAGAAAGGGATTACTAAAAGATGAAGATGCATTTGTTGGCCACTCTATTGAACTATCAATTTCGTATACATGTCGTGATTGAAGATCTCATCTTCTATGCATTGTCAAGATTATGTAAAAAGAATTTCATATGTGTTTGTGCTTAGTGTCATAAATTTATTCACAGTCAGTTCAAACCttaaaaaaggaggggaatTAATTACAATAAGTTGATgattaacataaaaatttattcattctaTTATAAATTGATAGTGTGGAGAGAAGGTTGTGGtggttttgtattttatttaaattattatttatattatatattaatttataggTATTCTTTTATGTTCTGTTAATACAACATTATAAGATGTTCTGAATATagttttttccttgaaaaaattatataatatagaaaaattTACACTAACTATACTATAAATAGTAAAAcatgaaactaaaatttttaataatttcatatAATTACATATAATATCACAtcttagaagaaaaaaaattcatattattgaAGGCCATGGCAGTGCTTCTAACTCTGGTTCAGGTGATTCAAGTCCAGAAGATTAAAATCATGAAGGAGAAGTTCAAATGGCTACTTTCAATTCCAAAACGTTGTCGTGTATGAGGCTGGGAAAACATAAAGCAAGATTGAAACATCACGCCACCGTTTCTCATTAAAGTAAATGGTGTCGTTTCGTGTGAGTTGTAATATTATTAACTGTAGGTTTGTTATTTTTGGTAGTGCACGTGTGTGAGTCTGGTAGAGCATGCGTGAGGTAGTTACCattgtttttcctttccttctctCTTGCTCTGTATGTATATATAGATTGGTACACCCATTGTATTTGTATCTAGACAGTTTTCAGTGTATAATACTTGAAGCATTTTTAgtctcatttctctctctctctctctgtttctttcttctcaaaGTGTTTGTTATAGAATTTGTGAATTTGAGAGAAGTttttcatggtatcagagctctaATCCATATCAATGGCTTCTGCTCACTCTGGTTCATCTTCTTCATCGTCTACTTCAACTGCTTTGCTTGCTATGGCTACTATGAGTTTACCAATGAATTCTTCATTGCTATTGTTGTCAAATATGTCATTTATGATGACTGTGAAGCTCGATGAAGGAAATTATACAGTTTGGAAACATCAAATTGAGGTAATTCTTGATACCTATTCAATGATTGATGCTCTTGATGACTCAATCACTACTCCAAATAGATTTCTTAAAGATTCATCTAGTAATTTCACTGCTAAGATTAATCCAACATTCATAGCTTGGAAGAATCGTGAACAAGCTATGTTCACTTTCTTGAATTCAACTCTTTCCCCTGCAATTCTTGCCCTCACAGTTGAGCAAAAATTTGCTAGAGGAGTTTGGAGAGTGTTAGAAAAGAGATTTGCATCTGTCTCAAGGTCTCATGTTATGAGTTTGCGTAATGAATTGAATGCAATTAAGAAGGGTGTTGCTTCCATTGATGGCTATTTTCAGAAAATTAAGCAAGGTAGAGATAGATTGGTTGTTGTTTCTGTGTTTGTGGATGATAAGGAGCTTCTCCATATCATTCTTGATGGTCTTCCTTTTGAATATGATTCCTTTAGTTCTGCTATTAGGACTAAAAGTGATGTGTTATCAATGTAGGAGTTGAATGCTTTGCTCAACGCTGAAGAACGAGTTATCAAAAAGAGATCTAAAATTGTTGATTCAACTTCTATGGTTGTGGTTGTAAACTTTCATTCTCAAGGTTTTCAACAGGGAAGAGGAGGTAGAAATCATAATCAGAGAGGAAGAGGTTGCGGTAATAATCATAATTCTGGAGGTTCTCACTAAGGTGGAAGTGGTTATTCTAGTCCTAATCAGTTTCAGAATTTCAATCCAGGCAATTTCAATTCAGAAAATTCAGGGTTTTCTCCTCAATTTCAGCCCTTCAATCTTAAGCAATCATCTAATCAGAATCCAGGTCAATCTAACAGGCCTACCTGTCAAATCTATGGCAAGAGTGGTCACTCAGCTCTTGATTGTTACCATCGTATGGATTTCACATATCAAGGGAGGCATCCACCTGCTAAGCTTTCCTTTATGGTGGCTAATGCTGCTCAAGTTCAAGCTTCTAATGCTTGGCTCACTGACACAGGTTGCTCAAACCATGTGACTACTAACCTGTCACAACTCTTTCTTCTACAGCAACCAGTTCAAGGATCTGAGACTGTCACAGTTGGCAATGGTCAAGAATTGCCAGCCACTCACATTGGCAATGGTGGGCTTCGAACCCTAACTCATAACTTTAGGCTTGATAACATTTTAAGAGTGCCTGAACTTGCTTCTAATCTCTTATTTGTTCATAAACTTTGTTTCCAAAATAAtgctttttgttattttgatgcACATAAGTTCTTAATTCAGGATTTGCCCACGGGGAAGATCCTCTATGCAAAGTTGAGTAGAGATGGAGTTTATCCTATTCCATCCACCTCTAATCTGTCTTCATCTTCTAGCTTTAGTTCTGTCCAATCTTCTACTTTTGTCATAATCAAACCCCATCAAATTCTGTTATGGCATCACAGGCTTGGGCATCCAAGTTCTAAAATCTTACTTTTTGCTTGAATACctgtattttcttctctttctttgtctcGGATTGATGAAGTTTGTTCATCTTGTGAATATTGTATAAGTGCTAAAATGCACAGATTTCATTTGAATAAAACTACTCTTGTATCCACTTCAATTCTTGTGCATAGTGATGTTTGGGGTCCTTCTCTCATTACTTCTTTACTTGGCTTTAATTACTATGtgatttttgttgatgattactcacGTTTCACTTGGTTATTTCTTctcaaacataaaaatgaagttctttatgtttttaagcaCTTCAAATCCATGGTTGAAATTAGTTCAGTTCTAAACTTAAGGTTCTAAGGATTAATAATGGATCTAAATACATTAATACTGAGTTTAAGTCCTTTTGTTCTGCTATTGGTATTCTCTACCAATCTTCATGTCCTCATACTCCTGAACAGAATGGTGTTTCAGAGAGGAAATATAGGCATATAGTTGAAACTGGTCTTGCCCTTCTCTATCAGTCTCACCTTCCTCTCAATTATTGGTCCTATGCATGTTCTGCTGCAACTTACCTTATCAATAGAATGCCTTCTTCAGTCTTAGGTTTTCACTCACCTTGGGAGAGAGTCTATTCCAAACCTCCTTCCTTTCATGCTCTTAAAGCCTTTGGTTGTGCATGCTATCCATATCTTAGGCCTTTTAACAGAAACAAACTACAGCCTAGGTCTAAACCTTGTGTGTTTCTTGGCTATCCTCCACTTTCTAAAGGATAAATCTGCCTTGATCCTACTTCCAACAAAATTTACATTGCTTGTCATGTTTTGTTTAATAAGtctctcttttcctttgctCATGATTCAAGCTTTACTGATCTCAATATTCCCTTCTCCTCATCTTTCTCTGATTGGATTTCTAAGCCTACGCCTTCCTTTGATGAGTTTGTTCTTGCTTCATTTGATGAGTCTGTCATTGTTTCTTCACCTACTGATCTCACATCTTCCcttattccttctttccttTCTCCATTCCTTCCAATTCCTGTTGTTCTTCCTCCTTTAGATATTCCTTCATCAATCTCTAGTCCCTCTTCTACTTCCCTGCCTGTTTCTGCTCCTGTTAACCCTCCATCTTCCTTAGTGTCCGCTCCTATTATTTCTGACTCTACTACCATTGTTCCTACTTCCATTAACTCTCATCCTATGCTCACAAGGTCAAAGCATGGTATCTATAAGCCTAAGGTTATGTAGGTTCATTCTGATTACATTGTGTCAGAACCACCTTCTTTTACTATTGCCTCTAAACACCCTTAATGAGTGGCTGCTATGGATGCTGAATTTCAGTCTTTACAGAAGCAAAATACTTGATCTCTAGTTCCTCTTCCTCCTCATAAAAATGTTGTTActtgcaaatgggtttataaGTTAAAGAGGCATAGTGATGGCTCTATTGCAAGGTATAAAGCCAGGTTAGTGGCAAGAGGTTATCTTCAGCAATATGGCATGGATTATGATGAGACTTTTAGTCCTGTGATTAAGCCTGCTCTTGTTAGGATTCTTCTTGCTTTGGCTGTGCAATTTGGCTAGGAATTGAGGCAATTAGATGTTAGTAATGCATTTTTGCATGGTGTTCTTGAAGAGGAAGTTTATATGGTTCAACCTCAAGGCTATGTTGATTCTGCCTTTCCTAAGCATGTCTGTCTTCTTCACAAGGCTCTTTATGGTCTCAAGCAAGCTCCTAGGGCTTGGTTTGAGAGGTTCACTTCTCAATTGCTTCACATTGGCTTTTGTGCTTCTGCTGTAGATGGTAATCTCTTCATTTTGAGGCATGGTTCTTATATTGTCTATCTGTTgctgtatgtggatgacataaTCATCACAGGCAACAATTCTAGTTTTGTCTTTTCTGTTATCAAGCTGTTGGGGGTGGATTTTGATCTCAAGGATCTTGGGTTACTTCATTACTTTCTTGGCCTGCAAATTGATTACACTTCTTCTGGTTTATTTGTGCATCAATCCAAATATGCATCTGATCTCCTTAAGAAGTTTGGTATGACTGAATGCAAGCCATGTAAAACTCCTTCCTCCCCTAACTTTCATCTTCTCCCTGCTGATAGTCCCTTGTTGTCTGATTTTACATCTTATAGGAGTTTGGTTGGTGCCTTACAATATCTCACCTTTACAAGGCCAGATCTCTCCTTTGCAATTCAACAAGCTTGTTAGTTTATGAGTGCTCCTACTCAAAATCATCTTTAGGCAGCCAACCGTATTCTTAGATATCTTCAAGGCACCTTACATTTTGGTATTGCCTTTACTCCTAGTCCAATTTCTTTGTCTGCTTATAGTGATTCTGATTGGGCTAGGGATCCTGTGGATAGGCGTTCCCTCACTAGTATGGTGGTCTTTTTTGGCATTTGTCCTATCACTTGGTCTGCCAAGAAGCAAGGCATTGTTTCTCGTTCATCAATTGAGGCTGAATATCGTGCTTTGGCTTCTACTACTGCTGAGTTATATTTGATTAGGATGCTTCTTCATGATTTTGGTCTTTTTCTTCCTCATCCTCCTCTTCTCTGGTGTGATAATATTAGTGCTCTGGCTATTGCTTCTAGTCCTGTGTTTCATGCTCGTACCAAACACATTGAGGTTGATTATCATTTTGTTTGTGAGAAAGTTCTTCGGCATGATTTGTTGATTAAGTTCATCTCTACTCATGATCAACTAGCTGATCTATTTCCTAAAGGTCTTCCTTCTCCTCAGTTTTCTTGGCTTACCTCCAAACTCATGTGAAAATTCCCCATACATTTGAGGGGGGATGAAAGACATGGCAGTGCTTCTAACTCTGGTTCAAGTGATTCAAGTCCAGAAGATTCAAATCATGAAGGAGAAGTTCCAACGGCTACTTCCAATTCCAAAATGCTGCCATGTATGAGGCTGGGAAAACATAAAGCAAGATTGAAACAAAACGCCACCGTTTCTCATTAAAGTAAACGGTGTTGTTTCGTGTGTGTTGTAATATTATTAACTGTAGGTTTGTTATTTCTGGTAGTGCACGTGTGAGGCAGTTACCattgtttttcctttccttctctCTTGCTTTGTATGTTTATATAGATTAGTACACCCATTGTATCTATATCTAGACAGTTTTCAGTGTATAATACTTGAAGCATTTTCaatctcatttctctctctctctctctttgtttctttcttctcaaaTTGTTTGTTATAGAATTTGTGAATTTGAGAGAAGTTTTTCAATTatcaatcaaaatatcaaatttaaCTCAAGTTGAAATATTTTTGTAGAATGataatatatgaaatttaattataGAAACTGTGTATGTTttggaatatttttattttatgcaacAAAGTTAagctttttcattaaaaaaatacacatttatataatatattataataagtgtattttatatttttattaataggCAGTGACTGCAACAAGCACAGTAAATTATGTACTTCTTACAAGATAATGTGTGCATTGCCaagttaacaaaaattaagcacCGGCCATCCATCCCAACAATTACATTTCTATTCAGCAAGTGCATAATATTCTTACATGTATGGCTAAAACTTGTAACCAAACACAATCGGAAAATTGTTCGGTTGATAAGATTTGGGTGTGGAGGAAAATGGTTTACAGAAAATGAAAGTGTAAACCAATATCTACCATAGGTGCTTTTATTTTACGATCAaccagaaaataattttttcggTTGATAAGTTTGGGTGAGGAGGAAAATGGTTTACAGAAAATGAAAGTGTAAACCAATATCTGCCATGGGTGCTTTTGTTTTACGGTCAACTAGATAATAATTTTTGGCTGACCAACATTTTCGATTGCCCCAACGCTAGTAAATGTGAAAATTGTTTTCACAAAATCAATTTATGTCGAACCAAACACATCCTTAATCTGCCCTTCATTCGTGcccttaattttcttttgaaaaaaattattaagacaagtaaattttatggttaaagagaaaatgtgaaaaacaaaatagagtCAAGTTCAAAAGCTATTCATTAAGTTGAAAGccttgaattttaaataataatttatttataattttgagGATGATTTGAGTTCTTAAGACATTTATGAAAACAACTTACATGGATAGATTTTTATATCATTGAGTTATAATGCATAGtcttaaatattattgattctcaggaaaaaaattcttaaatatcATTTATTCTTGGAGTGCATGCGTATCTATATGAGTAATGGATCACATTGTGTCAAGAATGcgaataataaaaaagagagtattTGTATTTCATGTAAAAATTCTTATAGCTTTTAGTTATTTTTCcccaaaattgtttttcaaagggtgttttgaaataaaaatttatttttcataggAGGAGAAAGTTTAGAGGGTACGTATCTATTAAAGGGGAgtcatatttgtttgtttaggaGCTTAACAAGTTCATCTTCTTTGCCTTCACCTAACAAAAATAGGGAgcaatatagaattttttttttttttttttttttttgacttgaTGCTAATGTGCTTAAGTTGATGTATTTTGAATACAGTCTAATGTACTTAAAAGCCTAATATATAAGCCGGTCATATTTTGTCTGTACTTGTTCCCTTTGCGTTTAATATGTTAGTTTATGTTTCATTAAAGACCGGTTTCAAGCCTCACATAATAGAATGTAGGTCTAATTTATATTCAGTGGTTTATGAGATGTACATGTATTACATTGagtttgtaattttaatttagtcttcTACTGTAATTTTTTATCACATGTTAACAATataatgtgagagagagactgaATAGTCTGTATATTGATGTGTATATAACAATTTACAATAGAGAGCCTTATATAGGCTAGGAatgtgtgcagtacaagtaatatgagtgaACTACAAGTACAGTATACTGGGCTAAGCCCAATGAGCTAAACTAGTCTAAGCTATACACtaacatcccccctcaaactcgAGGTGGTAAGGAGGAAGCCAACTGGAATTTGGATATAAGATCTCGAAGACGACTTGGCGGGTAAGTCTTGGTGAAGATATTAGTAGGCTGGTCAGCAGAGGAGATGGAGAACAACTTGAGATTTCCTTTCTTGAGATGCTGGCGAGTGATGTGGCAGTCGATCTCAATGTGTTTGGTgggttcatggaagacatcattatgagcaatATAAATAGCACTAtgattgtcacaataaagaggagtggCAGTGGGTTGTGGAGCATCCATGTCAGCCAAGAGCCAGCGAAGCCAGACAAGCTCGCAGGTGGTGTCAGCAAGGGCACGGTACTCAGCCTCAGTACTAGAACGGGAAACCACATCTTGCTTCTTGCTACGCCACGAGACAAGAGAAGTACCCAACAAGAAACAGAAACCTATGATAGAACATCGATCAGTCGGATCACCTGCCCAGCCTGCATCTGAATAAGCATGAAGCTCAAGAGAAGATCGAGAGGAGTAATGGAGACCATGATAAAGTGTGCCTTTGACATATCGGAGAATCCAAAGAATGGCAGCATAGTGGACATTATGAAGGGCATCCATGAACTTACTAACCATATCCACGGCATGTGAAATATCTagacgagtaacagtgagatagaTCAGACTACCAACCAATTGACGATAGCGAGTAGCATCTGATATAGGTTCACCATCTAAGGGTGTGAGCTTTGCATTGTATTCCAAGGGAGTGGAAATAGTCTTGTTGTCGGTGATATCGGCTTTGGAGAGAAGATCAGAAGCATATTTTGCTTGGGAAAGATAGTATCCATCAGAGGAGGAGGTAACCTCAAGCCCAAGAAAATAGTTGAGAGTGCCCaaatctttcatctcaaaatgcTGACTAAGGAAGTGTTGAAGAGAGCAGATACCTGCAGAATCATCTCCATtaataatcatatcatcaacataaagaagaataaaagtGATACCAGTAGAGGATCTCCAGACAAAGAGAGCAGTGTCATGAGGACTCGAAGTGAAACCCTGCTGAGCAACAACTGAGCTAAACTTTTCAAACCAAGCTTGAGGAGCCTGCTTGAGGCCATAAGGAGCATGACGAAGGCAGCAAACTTGACGGCCTAAATGTGATAGCTAGGGGGTGGTTGCATGTACACTCCTTCTTGGAGGTCTCCATTAAGTAAAGCATTCTTCAAATCCATTTGATAAAGAGGCCAGCGGCGAACAGCAGCCACAGCAATGAGACATCAAATAGATGTAAGGCGAGCAACAAGAGCAAATATTTCCTCATAGTCAATGCCATACTCCTGAGTAAAGCCCTTGGCAATGAGGCGAGCCTTGTACCGTTCAACAGATCTATCAGCCTTGGTCTTGATCTTGTAAACCCACCTATAACCCACTACAGACTGACCAAGAGGCAAATCAACCATATCCCAAGTGTGATTCTTATGAAGGGCATCTAGTTTTTCGTTCATAGCTTGCTGCCAAAAAGGGTCAGTATGGgtctcacgataggtgtgaggttCATAAAGGGTGGCAAGAGCAAAAGAGTAATGATAATCAGCGAGATAAGGGGGAGGAATGCTTACCCGAGTGGAACAACTAAGTTCAGGACCAACAGGAGACTTAAGAGAGGGTGGTGCCACAGGATCCAAGACAGGCGGGTCATATGCCGGGAACAGAACCGGAGATGAGTCGTCTGGAGAGGCAACCGATGTTGAAGAATCCTCCACAGGTTCAGGATAGAGAGGAAGGAAAAGATCAGTAAAAATGGGAGACTCTAAGGAAGAGGACGCAGGAAACTGCTGAAGACTCTTTAAAGGACGATGTTCCTAAAACTCAACATGACGGGAGACACGAAGGCGATGAGAAATAGGAGCATAGTAGCGAAACCCCTTTTGAGATAcaccataaccaaggaaacaacagAGACGAGCACGAGGCTGGAGCTTTGTTCGTtcatgaagaggaagagagacaaaGCAAGCACAACTAAAAACCCGAAGAGAAGAGTAGTCAGGAGTTTGACCATAAAGAAGCTCGAATGGTGATTTGTTGTGTGTAGTTGGTAAAGGAATACGATTAATGGTGTACACAGCAGTGAGTGCAGCCTCACCCCAAAAACGCTCAGGAAGAGAGGCAAAAATGAGAAGGGTGCGGACAACATCAAGAATGTGACGATGTTTTCGTTCTGCACGACCATTTTGTTGAGATGTGTAAGGACAAGATCACTGAGGAAGGGTACCATGACTGTCTAAAAAGGATAGGAAAGATTTATCATTATATTATTGAGCATAATCTGATCGAAAGACTTTGACGGTGTGATTGAACTatgtttcaatcattttatgaaatgtttGGTAAATAGACACAAGTTCAGATCTATGGTGAAGTAGATAAATCCAAGTATATCGAGAAAAATTATCCACAAATATGACAAATTATTTTGATCCCCCCTCGGTGGGAATAGGTGCAGGACCCCAAATATCAGAATGTATAAGATCAAAAGGTGCAGAAGAAAATGAGTCACTATTATTAAAGggcaattttgtttgtttgccaaaatgacaagaagtacaatcaaatttttgaaactgaACTGAACCTAAATGACCTTGAGAAGCTAACAACTGAAAACGAGATAAGGATGGATGACCAAGACGAGCATGCCATAGATCAGGTGAGGGGGTGGCAATGGTAGTAGCTGCAGAAACAACTTGTGAAGGAATCTTCAAGTCATGAATCTCAAACATGCGACCAACTTTATGACCTGTCCCGAGCACTTGACCTGTCCGGGGATCCTGCACATCCACACCATGATTAGTAAATAGAAGATCTACGCCTAATTCACAAAGTTGACCAACAGAAAGTAAATTGAGGGATAACATTGGGATATGAAAAGTGTCACTAAAGGATAAACAAGGAGAAGAGATTGTTCCTTTATGACTAACAGGCATAGGAGTTCCATCAGCAGTGTATATGGTGATTGGATGTGCTAAGGGTGTCTTATCAGAAAATTGGGATTCATCAGGAGTCATATGGTTACAACATGTAGTATCAAAAAACCAAGGTTGTTTACCTGAGGTGACAGAAAGAGCAGTGGAAGTGCGGGATAAAACCCGTTGAACAACTACCTCAATATTAGCCATAGTAAGTGAGGAAGCTAAAGATGGACCTGTAGGAACTGATGGATCTGAAGGACCTCCAATAGCTGCCCGAGGAAGAGAAGCTTTATTCTACTCTTTCACAAATTTTTGCAGTTTGCGACAAACTGAGATGTCATGGCCTTTGGCACGGCAAAACTTGCAGCGAGTACCTTTGAAAGACTGAGAGGTGGGATGCCTAGAGTTTATTCGTGGAGGAGCAGTGAATGCAGCAATGGGAGGCTGTGGAGATGGTGTAGCCAATACATGATCAGATGATGACATGTGATGAGTAGGCCGATGGTTCTCCTTAGAAATGAGCTCCTTGACTGCAGCATTAAGAGAAGGAGTAGGAGACCGGCTAAGCAGAGAAGCCCTAGTAGGCTCAAAATCCTCACGTAAACCCATCATGAAGTGCATAAATTTACGGCGGTCCCGATATTTGACAAAGAGCTCAATGTCCTTAGAACACACTAATGGAGGATCTGCAGCAGAAAGTTGTTCCCACATAGTAGAAGTctgagaataataataaaaaatagacaGACTTGTCTCTTGGCGCATTTGATAAAGTTTTGATTCAATGTGGAACTCCAAGCTTGAATCATTAGTACAATTATAACAATCGGCCAGAAATTTCCAAGCAGCCTTAGCAGTCtcaagacgaagaagaaga
This genomic stretch from Castanea sativa cultivar Marrone di Chiusa Pesio chromosome 1, ASM4071231v1 harbors:
- the LOC142624142 gene encoding uncharacterized protein LOC142624142, whose product is MANIEVVVQRVLSRTSTALSVTSGKQPWFFDTTCCNHMTPDESQFSDKTPLAHPITIYTADGTPMPVSHKGTISSPCLSFSDTFHIPMLSLNLLSVGQLCELGVDLLFTNHGVDVQDPRTGQVLGTGHKVGRMFEIHDLKIPSQVVSAATTIATPSPDLWHARLGHPSLSRFQLLASQERKHRHILDVVRTLLIFASLPERFWGEAALTAVYTINRIPLPTTHNKSPFELLYGQTPDYSSLREHRPLKSLQQFPASSSLESPIFTDLFLPLYPEPVEDSSTSVASPDDSSPVLFPAYDPPVLDPVAPPSLKSPVGPELSCSTRVSIPPPYLADYHYSFALATLYEPHTYRETHTDPFWQQAMNEKLDALHKNHTWDMVDLPLGQSVVGYRWVYKIKTKADRSVERYKARLIAKGFTQEYGIDYEEIFALVARLTSI
- the LOC142624150 gene encoding uncharacterized protein LOC142624150; translated protein: MAQQNDRDIIRPITIMLDGPTSYHAWSQNITVFLKGRKLWRYVTGSIPKPVPNPKSKATATEDASKTAVTTDDYEERLEEWESIQSKILSWFINTSIPSIHNLLLRLETAKAAWKFLADCYNCTNDSSLEFHIESKLYQMRQETSLSIFYYYSQTSTMWEQLSAADPPLVCSKDIELFVKYRDRRKFMHFMMGLREDFEPTRASLLSRSPTPSLNAAVKELISKENHRPTHHMSSSDHVLATPSPQPPIAAFTAPPRINSRHPTSQSFKGTRCKFCRAKGHDISVCRKLQKFVKE